A genomic stretch from Deltaproteobacteria bacterium includes:
- a CDS encoding chemotaxis protein: MSKIIVTGRLKESFTKRSGIMSLKLKLLSIPGICVIGFIIFGLITWNTLNVVKVNGAYYEKIVLDKDLIADILPPPEYIIESRLLLYEIMEEKDNGKLKDLFQKVKNLSGEFEERHGFWLKNLPDGKLKDQMVVKSYQPAKEFFQIVNHDFLPAILQGDREKAQNLIRGTLSVKYQEHRLAIDEVVKLANERFKRTEAEASTTIRQRGIFLIALAIAIIALSLSLTWYFVEFRIVRKMVGIIAGLQSTAQQVAMVSADVSSTSQQLAQGASEQAAGLEETSSSIEEMTSMTRQNADNANQANTLMAETSRVVDDANNSMSDLTESMKEISTASEETAKIVKTIDEIAFQTNLLALNAAVEAARAGEAGAGFAVVADEVRNLAMRAATAARNTANLIEDTVKKIKNGSNTVARTNEAFVKVASGARKVGELVGDISAATSEQDQGVNQINKAVAEMDKVVQKNAASAEESASTAEEMTTQAESLKGFVGELVVIMGGNGIGQGPKPGKDPRLVGVHRSNRAIEHQPEKKIKQTRKAKEVNPSQVIPMDAGDFRDF; the protein is encoded by the coding sequence TACCTGGAACACATTGAATGTGGTAAAAGTAAACGGAGCGTATTATGAAAAAATAGTGCTGGATAAAGACCTCATCGCGGACATCCTGCCGCCGCCTGAATACATCATTGAATCCCGCCTGCTGTTATATGAAATCATGGAGGAAAAGGACAATGGAAAGTTGAAGGATTTGTTTCAAAAGGTTAAAAACCTATCCGGGGAATTTGAAGAGCGACACGGGTTTTGGTTAAAAAATCTGCCTGATGGGAAATTGAAAGACCAAATGGTCGTAAAGTCCTATCAACCGGCCAAAGAATTCTTCCAAATTGTAAATCACGACTTTCTTCCGGCTATCCTGCAGGGTGACAGGGAGAAGGCCCAGAATTTAATAAGGGGTACCCTCAGCGTAAAATATCAGGAACACCGGCTGGCTATTGATGAGGTAGTCAAATTGGCCAATGAGCGATTTAAAAGGACAGAAGCGGAGGCTTCAACCACTATTCGCCAAAGGGGAATCTTTCTGATTGCTTTGGCCATTGCGATCATTGCCCTGTCGTTATCCCTGACCTGGTATTTTGTCGAGTTTCGGATTGTCCGGAAGATGGTCGGCATCATTGCCGGCCTTCAAAGCACGGCACAGCAGGTCGCCATGGTCTCCGCGGATGTTTCGTCAACCAGTCAACAACTTGCCCAAGGGGCCTCGGAGCAGGCCGCGGGTCTCGAAGAGACCTCTTCCTCGATTGAGGAGATGACTTCCATGACCAGACAGAATGCCGACAACGCCAATCAGGCCAATACCTTGATGGCAGAAACGAGTCGGGTTGTTGACGATGCCAATAACTCGATGTCGGATCTGACCGAGTCGATGAAAGAGATCTCCACAGCCAGTGAAGAGACGGCCAAGATCGTCAAGACGATTGATGAAATCGCTTTTCAAACCAATCTCCTGGCCTTGAATGCGGCAGTAGAGGCGGCCCGGGCCGGGGAGGCCGGTGCCGGATTTGCAGTGGTGGCCGATGAGGTAAGGAATTTGGCCATGCGGGCCGCAACGGCCGCCAGGAATACGGCAAATTTAATTGAAGATACCGTTAAAAAAATAAAGAACGGATCGAATACGGTTGCCAGGACCAACGAAGCCTTTGTCAAGGTGGCCTCAGGGGCCAGGAAGGTCGGTGAACTGGTGGGGGATATCTCGGCCGCTACCAGTGAACAGGATCAGGGTGTTAATCAAATCAACAAGGCCGTAGCAGAAATGGACAAGGTGGTTCAGAAAAATGCCGCCAGTGCCGAAGAATCGGCTTCCACGGCCGAAGAGATGACTACCCAGGCCGAGTCGTTGAAAGGCTTCGTTGGTGAACTGGTGGTGATTATGGGTGGAAATGGAATCGGCCAGGGGCCAAAACCCGGCAAGGATCCCCGTTTGGTCGGAGTCCACCGTTCCAACAGGGCGATTGAGCATCAGCCTGAAAAGAAGATAAAACAAACCCGGAAGGCAAAGGAAGTGAACCCAAGCCAGGTAATCCCTATGGATGCAGGGGATTTCCGGGATTTTTAG